One segment of Arcanobacterium phocae DNA contains the following:
- a CDS encoding FtsK/SpoIIIE family DNA translocase → MARSGSAENSQHKPKKKSAPAVAETDNRTSSVSDRILGGNGGRLFILISLAIIVALQEWFGLSGAVGPVIHHATAGIVGVLSVLVPIVLLGIVVQLFRRSHTETTQRVVIGLALIVVSVSGLVHIFMGQPTPQSGFAHVEAAGGLVGFLVGTGLAKLLSVWGAVPVLVFIILYAILYSTGTAIKDIADWVSAKRAERTEFEPHHSASVPFDHPEEIDDDAPVSRLRRPRKKQEHADDSIAEEAKKTTSKPRQPAADATRVMPAKPVKVPAKTQTEPERKAPKPEPIPERIEQLELASNITYTLPSMDLLKQGPPHLERSEANDRVVEALTRVFSEFSINAEVTGFSRGPTVTQYEVELGPGVKVDKIESLSKNIAYAVASSDVRILSPIPGKSAVGIEIPNADRETVLLGDVLRSAVARKQTHPLVVGVGKNVGGQYVVANLSKMPHLLVAGATGAGKSSFINSMITSIMVRSTPEQVRMILVDPKRVELTIYAGIPHLITPIITNPKKAAEALEWVVREMDQRYDDLAAYGFKHIDDFNEAVREGKVTAHEGSQRTLQPYPYLLVVVDELADLMMVAPRDVEASIQRITQLARAAGIHLVLATQRPSVDVVTGLIKANVPSRLAFSTSSATDSRTILDSVGAEKLIGMGDALFAPAGSMKPMRVQGAWVDEEEIAATVKHVKAQMQPTYREDVIPKPGEMKKIDDDIGDDLDVLLQAAELVVNTQFGSTSMLQRKLRIGFAKAGRMMDLLESREIVGPGTGGKARDVLVTPEQLGDVIALLKGEDVDLTAPKDDESDVAPTQIVDSAEYANDESATVVMPANRYATDPLESNEGDEARQWYDDENDNEGESGEDAWQLTGR, encoded by the coding sequence GTGGCACGCTCTGGATCAGCCGAGAATTCACAACATAAGCCAAAGAAAAAGTCTGCGCCTGCTGTAGCAGAAACGGATAATCGTACATCAAGCGTGAGTGACCGTATCCTCGGCGGAAATGGTGGTCGGCTATTCATATTAATTAGCTTGGCAATTATTGTGGCTCTGCAAGAATGGTTCGGGCTTTCTGGCGCTGTTGGACCAGTTATCCATCATGCGACTGCCGGAATCGTTGGTGTGCTTTCGGTTCTGGTACCGATTGTGTTACTCGGAATTGTGGTGCAATTGTTTCGCCGTTCTCATACAGAAACTACCCAACGAGTCGTTATTGGCTTGGCTTTAATTGTTGTGTCAGTGAGCGGACTTGTACATATCTTTATGGGACAGCCCACGCCTCAATCGGGTTTTGCTCATGTTGAAGCTGCAGGTGGTCTTGTCGGATTTCTCGTTGGCACTGGGCTGGCAAAGCTTTTGTCCGTTTGGGGTGCCGTTCCAGTCCTTGTTTTTATTATTCTGTACGCGATTCTCTATTCAACTGGAACAGCTATAAAAGATATCGCTGATTGGGTGTCGGCCAAGCGAGCTGAAAGAACAGAATTTGAGCCTCACCATTCAGCTTCTGTGCCATTTGATCATCCGGAAGAAATTGACGACGACGCACCTGTTTCTCGATTGCGTCGACCTCGCAAGAAACAAGAACATGCTGATGATTCCATTGCTGAAGAGGCTAAAAAGACGACGTCGAAGCCCCGCCAGCCGGCTGCGGATGCAACGCGCGTGATGCCAGCGAAACCTGTCAAAGTTCCGGCAAAAACTCAGACTGAGCCGGAACGTAAGGCTCCTAAGCCAGAGCCGATCCCGGAGCGCATCGAGCAACTTGAGTTGGCGTCAAATATTACTTATACATTGCCGTCAATGGATCTATTGAAGCAGGGACCACCACATTTGGAGCGTTCGGAGGCTAACGATCGCGTCGTTGAAGCGTTGACCCGAGTATTCTCTGAGTTTTCGATTAATGCTGAAGTGACTGGCTTTTCTCGAGGACCAACAGTTACCCAGTATGAGGTGGAGCTCGGTCCGGGCGTTAAGGTCGATAAAATCGAGTCACTTTCGAAGAATATTGCGTACGCGGTAGCTTCATCTGACGTTCGAATCTTATCGCCGATCCCTGGGAAATCAGCTGTCGGTATTGAAATTCCGAACGCAGATCGAGAAACAGTTCTCTTGGGAGATGTTCTACGGTCAGCGGTAGCCCGGAAACAGACCCATCCACTGGTTGTTGGCGTGGGCAAAAATGTCGGGGGCCAGTACGTCGTCGCGAATTTGTCAAAGATGCCTCATCTTTTAGTTGCAGGAGCTACCGGTGCTGGTAAATCGTCGTTTATTAATTCGATGATTACCTCGATTATGGTGCGGTCAACACCAGAACAAGTACGCATGATTTTGGTTGACCCGAAGCGTGTTGAACTAACTATCTATGCCGGAATCCCGCATTTGATCACGCCAATTATTACCAACCCCAAAAAGGCTGCTGAGGCTCTGGAATGGGTTGTGCGCGAGATGGATCAGCGCTATGACGATCTGGCTGCATACGGATTCAAGCACATTGATGATTTCAATGAGGCTGTGCGTGAGGGCAAGGTCACTGCGCATGAGGGCTCACAACGCACGTTGCAACCGTACCCATACTTGCTTGTCGTAGTTGACGAGTTAGCTGACCTAATGATGGTGGCTCCGCGCGATGTTGAAGCTTCGATCCAGCGTATTACGCAGTTAGCTCGTGCGGCAGGTATCCATCTAGTGTTGGCGACCCAGCGACCTTCGGTAGATGTGGTGACGGGTCTGATTAAAGCGAATGTTCCATCGCGACTGGCGTTTTCGACGTCGTCGGCAACGGATTCGCGCACAATTCTAGATTCTGTAGGTGCTGAAAAACTCATTGGTATGGGTGATGCACTGTTTGCACCAGCAGGTTCGATGAAGCCGATGCGTGTGCAGGGTGCGTGGGTTGATGAAGAGGAAATCGCTGCGACTGTTAAACATGTTAAGGCTCAGATGCAGCCAACGTATCGCGAGGATGTTATTCCTAAGCCTGGTGAGATGAAGAAGATCGACGATGATATCGGTGACGATCTCGACGTGCTTTTGCAGGCTGCGGAGTTAGTCGTTAACACACAGTTCGGTTCGACGTCGATGCTCCAGCGTAAGCTGCGGATTGGTTTTGCTAAGGCTGGACGTATGATGGACCTATTGGAATCTCGAGAGATCGTTGGCCCTGGTACCGGTGGTAAAGCTCGTGATGTGCTTGTTACTCCGGAGCAACTTGGCGATGTTATCGCTTTGCTTAAAGGGGAGGACGTGGATTTAACGGCGCCCAAGGATGATGAGAGTGACGTTGCTCCAACCCAGATCGTCGATTCAGCTGAGTATGCGAACGATGAGAGTGCGACTGTTGTCATGCCCGCCAATCGTTATGCAACAGATCCGCTTGAATCGAACGAGGGTGACGAAGCTCGCCAATGGTATGACGATGAAAATGACAATGAGGGCGAATCGGGCGAAGATGCATGGCAACTGACGGGTCGGTAA
- a CDS encoding 2-hydroxyacid dehydrogenase, giving the protein MTLTISSPDENIRHILETFGSDIEIIDWDICGPAPVSHIDMVITPLLTKNPDYQHLDGLDFTYVQCSTLGYEPLIPHLRSHHILANAKTVHETSTAELTLSLILAMQRNIKRSIISQAEGKWDTFFSPGLADQRVVMVGVGGVGSAIAQRLAPFEVDLIRVARSERDDAEGHIYSTTQLPQLLPEADVVILIVPATDETRGLVDDDFLSLMKDGALLVNMARGVIVDTAAMVKHADRLRFAFDVVDPEPLPTGHLLYSHPNVLISAHNGGYSEALEPRLKRLIERQVRHLLAGEKLENIIHR; this is encoded by the coding sequence ATGACTCTTACTATTTCTTCCCCAGATGAGAATATCCGGCACATTCTCGAAACGTTTGGTTCTGATATAGAAATTATTGATTGGGACATTTGCGGCCCAGCACCGGTGTCCCACATAGACATGGTTATCACCCCACTGCTGACCAAAAATCCAGACTATCAACATTTAGATGGGCTCGACTTCACGTACGTTCAGTGTTCCACATTGGGCTATGAACCACTCATTCCGCACCTTCGCAGCCACCATATTCTTGCAAATGCAAAAACGGTTCATGAGACCTCGACGGCAGAGCTCACTCTATCTCTCATCTTGGCTATGCAACGCAATATTAAGCGCTCAATCATTTCCCAAGCTGAAGGAAAGTGGGATACATTCTTTTCGCCCGGTTTAGCAGATCAACGAGTGGTCATGGTGGGCGTCGGCGGAGTAGGCTCAGCGATCGCTCAGCGGCTAGCACCATTCGAGGTAGACCTAATACGGGTAGCACGCAGCGAACGCGACGACGCCGAAGGGCACATCTATTCGACGACGCAACTTCCGCAGCTTTTGCCGGAGGCCGACGTCGTTATTTTGATAGTTCCCGCAACTGATGAAACTCGAGGACTCGTTGATGACGATTTCCTCAGCCTAATGAAAGACGGAGCACTGCTAGTCAATATGGCGCGTGGCGTCATCGTTGATACCGCCGCGATGGTCAAGCATGCTGACCGGTTACGCTTCGCGTTCGACGTCGTTGATCCGGAACCGCTACCGACTGGCCACCTGCTCTATTCTCACCCTAACGTGCTTATCTCAGCACACAACGGTGGATATTCCGAGGCTTTAGAACCACGCCTTAAGCGGTTGATTGAGCGCCAAGTTCGCCACCTGCTCGCAGGTGAGAAGCTCGAAAATATCATTCACCGCTGA
- a CDS encoding sensor histidine kinase: MWVWNRRLLCKAKRRNDVLQQRVLSNLVSPAYLSHEIRTPLTVIKGASEILTTGDLGPISSVQRRFLNTIAENSATACALAEDFLVLFRMEKSLATLNLINVNLRQLIREAVHEFRIMHPCDIRLDNHGAPTFVDADPRMLKQVVWNLLTNSIRHGGEGTQVHIRVSADDGIALVVVEDNGKGIMARTVLPQISSTDTQTHSDLPQAGSGIGMKVVEHIIAAHRGRLIVDTVLGCGTQVLIQLPIHGTHTAFSARTEETV, translated from the coding sequence ATGTGGGTTTGGAATCGCCGTCTACTGTGTAAAGCAAAGCGAAGAAATGACGTCCTGCAGCAACGAGTCCTATCAAATCTAGTATCTCCCGCATACCTTTCGCACGAGATTAGGACGCCGTTAACAGTCATTAAAGGCGCATCAGAAATCCTTACTACCGGAGATTTAGGTCCGATCAGTTCTGTCCAACGCCGATTCCTGAATACGATCGCTGAAAATTCAGCAACTGCCTGCGCACTAGCAGAAGATTTCTTGGTATTATTTCGGATGGAAAAATCTCTTGCAACTCTGAATTTAATTAATGTCAACCTTCGGCAACTCATCCGCGAGGCTGTCCACGAATTTCGAATTATGCACCCGTGCGATATTCGCCTCGACAATCACGGAGCCCCAACTTTTGTTGACGCAGATCCACGTATGCTAAAACAAGTTGTATGGAATTTGTTAACGAATTCCATACGCCATGGCGGCGAAGGCACACAAGTCCATATTCGAGTCTCCGCCGACGACGGAATAGCTCTCGTTGTTGTTGAAGACAACGGAAAAGGCATCATGGCTCGTACAGTTTTGCCTCAAATTTCTTCAACGGACACACAAACACATAGCGATTTACCGCAAGCTGGTTCCGGAATAGGAATGAAAGTCGTCGAGCATATTATCGCTGCACATCGCGGTAGGCTTATTGTTGATACTGTGCTTGGTTGCGGAACCCAGGTACTTATCCAGCTCCCGATCCACGGGACACACACAGCTTTTTCTGCTAGAACGGAAGAAACAGTATGA
- the pgsA gene encoding CDP-diacylglycerol--glycerol-3-phosphate 3-phosphatidyltransferase — translation MKEQRVSNFNVANVLTVMRLILVPVFIVSFLEVSDGRLWLAWGVFAVAASTDKLDGHYARKYGLVTDFGKLADSIADKALIISGLILLSWHGYLWWWMTIVFIVRELGITLMRMFMVKKKVMAAGLGGKIKMVAQSFGIAGLILPWHTFLPEWLTEVLIGASYGLMGIALVFAVSSAVEYIIEARKINHEPEISTDHRTHL, via the coding sequence GTGAAGGAACAGCGCGTATCAAATTTCAATGTAGCTAATGTGTTGACCGTTATGCGGTTAATCCTCGTACCAGTGTTCATTGTGTCGTTTTTAGAAGTGTCTGATGGGCGTCTCTGGCTAGCATGGGGAGTATTTGCCGTCGCTGCTAGTACCGATAAGTTGGATGGGCATTATGCGCGCAAGTATGGGTTGGTTACTGACTTCGGTAAACTTGCAGATTCAATTGCTGACAAAGCATTAATTATTTCAGGGTTGATACTCCTGTCATGGCATGGCTATCTATGGTGGTGGATGACCATCGTATTCATTGTCCGTGAATTGGGAATTACGCTAATGCGTATGTTCATGGTAAAGAAAAAGGTGATGGCAGCGGGGCTGGGGGGAAAAATTAAGATGGTCGCCCAGTCGTTCGGTATAGCTGGTCTTATCCTGCCGTGGCATACATTCTTACCAGAGTGGCTGACAGAAGTTCTTATCGGTGCTTCTTATGGGCTAATGGGAATTGCATTGGTCTTTGCTGTCAGTAGTGCGGTTGAGTACATTATTGAGGCTCGCAAAATTAACCATGAACCGGAAATATCTACCGACCATCGGACCCATCTATGA
- a CDS encoding CinA family protein yields MKKELNELGTQVLELCSSRRLTLAVAESLTGGAVANSIVSIPGASAVFRGGAVTYATDSKSSVLGVSKERLALTGPVDELVARQMASGVGQLFDSDIAVATTGVAGPGPADGHEAGTVWIGVWSKSAGSLAFSYQFDGDRDYVRYRTVEAALRCILLNFQSN; encoded by the coding sequence ATGAAAAAGGAGCTTAATGAGCTTGGTACCCAGGTGCTCGAGCTTTGCAGCTCGCGTCGGTTAACTCTCGCTGTTGCCGAGTCGCTTACTGGTGGAGCAGTTGCTAATTCGATCGTAAGTATCCCGGGTGCGTCTGCTGTTTTTCGGGGAGGTGCGGTAACTTACGCTACTGACAGCAAGTCTAGTGTTTTAGGGGTAAGTAAGGAACGCTTGGCATTAACAGGACCGGTTGATGAATTGGTCGCGCGTCAAATGGCTTCGGGTGTTGGTCAGTTATTCGACTCTGATATTGCGGTCGCAACGACTGGCGTGGCGGGGCCAGGTCCAGCTGACGGGCATGAGGCAGGCACGGTTTGGATTGGAGTGTGGAGTAAATCTGCGGGTTCCTTGGCGTTTTCTTATCAGTTCGATGGTGACCGAGATTATGTGAGGTATCGAACAGTGGAAGCTGCTTTGCGCTGTATTTTGTTGAATTTTCAAAGTAACTGA
- a CDS encoding ABC transporter ATP-binding protein, producing MKNTMNNIVQLMVRLHECLPLFIASTIVTMLAQLAVVGAGITSVWISTSFLLDTHAELTGFVALLGTLVLTQAVATLCEVWWSHEVAYRILHTLRRHIYAAISRIAPLGLHGRRTADIASAAMDDAEKLEWFYAHTASTAVCAVVTPSILISILYVLIGPLALVMIIPIALMVVFPLLLMPIQRQQGKILRSGLVDLRATVLDSIQGQRELRSLGMTEHQHAHIGEIADRVQHIYARQMLRRTWESTFASVITAVGTTIILIILTGRVLDGHSDGQILPIAIVTANMCVMPTMTFVAMMGRIGEIGACAERINTIIAAPDPIPAAIEMQSLTREHEEGTLVSENVVFSYANEPVVNGVSLVAKPNQTIALVGRSGAGKTTFANLVMRFLDPQHGELRFNGTNLRSYGPDDYRKQLALVPQDCHIFAGTVRHNLALAAPNASDEEIWESLRAAHIDHLVTQLGGLDAHIGDRGTTLSGGERQRIGIARAFLRNPEMLILDEPLANIDPILESSIAHNVRTLRNNRTTIVIAHRLTSMLMADHIILLENGQICAQGTHEQLMHEPSYQELLGDQLS from the coding sequence ATGAAGAACACCATGAACAATATCGTGCAACTGATGGTGCGGTTACACGAATGTCTCCCACTTTTTATAGCATCCACGATCGTCACGATGCTAGCGCAATTAGCAGTCGTTGGCGCGGGGATAACATCAGTGTGGATTTCCACGTCTTTTCTCCTCGATACGCACGCAGAACTCACTGGTTTTGTGGCTCTCTTGGGGACTTTGGTTCTTACGCAGGCCGTAGCAACCCTATGCGAAGTGTGGTGGTCCCATGAAGTTGCCTACCGGATTCTTCACACACTCAGGCGCCATATATATGCTGCTATTAGCCGCATTGCGCCTTTAGGCCTTCACGGACGCCGCACGGCAGATATCGCATCGGCAGCCATGGACGATGCAGAAAAACTTGAATGGTTTTACGCCCACACCGCCTCCACAGCTGTCTGCGCGGTGGTAACTCCAAGCATTCTTATATCCATTTTATACGTGCTTATCGGACCTCTCGCTCTTGTCATGATCATTCCGATTGCCTTGATGGTAGTTTTTCCATTACTTCTTATGCCGATTCAACGCCAGCAAGGGAAGATTTTACGATCCGGGCTCGTGGATTTACGAGCAACTGTGCTTGATTCCATCCAAGGACAACGCGAATTACGTTCTTTGGGAATGACCGAGCATCAGCATGCACACATCGGAGAAATCGCCGATAGAGTCCAACATATATACGCTCGCCAAATGCTGCGCAGAACCTGGGAAAGTACATTTGCCTCGGTCATCACTGCAGTAGGGACAACCATCATTCTGATCATCCTCACTGGCCGCGTTCTTGATGGGCATAGTGATGGACAAATATTGCCAATCGCCATCGTTACGGCAAATATGTGTGTGATGCCAACAATGACGTTCGTTGCCATGATGGGACGAATTGGAGAAATTGGCGCCTGCGCAGAACGTATTAACACTATCATCGCTGCTCCAGATCCAATACCTGCTGCTATAGAGATGCAATCACTCACGCGAGAACATGAAGAAGGAACGTTAGTCAGCGAGAACGTCGTTTTCTCCTACGCAAACGAACCTGTTGTCAACGGCGTCAGTCTTGTTGCAAAGCCAAACCAGACAATAGCTCTGGTGGGGCGATCCGGTGCCGGAAAAACGACGTTCGCCAACCTAGTCATGCGATTCTTAGACCCGCAACACGGCGAACTCAGGTTTAATGGAACCAACCTACGATCGTATGGTCCTGATGACTACCGGAAACAACTCGCGCTCGTTCCGCAAGATTGCCATATATTCGCCGGAACTGTACGGCATAATCTCGCATTAGCCGCTCCGAACGCCTCCGATGAGGAGATATGGGAATCCCTTCGTGCTGCCCACATCGATCATTTAGTCACCCAACTTGGTGGTTTAGACGCTCACATTGGCGACCGTGGGACAACACTATCTGGAGGAGAACGCCAACGTATCGGTATTGCCCGCGCCTTCTTGCGCAATCCGGAGATGCTCATACTCGACGAACCCCTAGCAAATATCGATCCGATCCTAGAATCGAGTATCGCTCACAATGTCAGGACTCTACGAAACAACCGAACAACGATCGTCATCGCACATCGATTGACGTCCATGTTGATGGCAGACCATATAATCCTACTCGAAAATGGCCAGATATGTGCACAAGGTACTCACGAACAACTCATGCACGAACCCTCATATCAGGAATTATTAGGAGACCAGCTATCCTAG
- a CDS encoding response regulator: protein MNVVLVVDDEPQIRAIIGYVVESTGREWIGAQSAEEAQEILKTHNVELVLLDVMLPGASGIELCRSIRTSSTPVILLSALGEEEDRIRGLEAGADDYIVKPFSPREVGLRIEAILRRRGETSWSEAEGIRIDSDTGELSFAGSTTVLPAMESRVLEQLLHNNNRTVSFHDLLLHVWNTDESVGGREMVRITVHRLRAHLKALGVRENLIETVRGTGYRVRQQSTT, encoded by the coding sequence ATGAACGTTGTCCTTGTAGTTGACGATGAACCCCAAATTCGAGCCATTATCGGGTATGTTGTGGAATCTACCGGGCGGGAATGGATTGGCGCGCAGAGTGCAGAAGAAGCACAAGAAATACTGAAGACACATAATGTTGAGCTCGTTTTACTTGATGTCATGTTACCAGGAGCGAGCGGAATTGAATTATGCCGTTCCATCCGAACAAGCTCAACACCTGTTATCCTCCTGTCAGCTCTGGGTGAAGAAGAAGATCGTATCCGAGGTTTGGAGGCTGGCGCAGACGACTACATCGTTAAGCCTTTTTCTCCGCGTGAAGTTGGCTTGCGCATTGAGGCGATTCTACGGAGACGTGGTGAAACTTCGTGGAGCGAGGCCGAAGGCATCCGAATTGATTCAGACACCGGTGAATTGAGTTTTGCCGGATCGACGACGGTGTTGCCGGCGATGGAGTCTCGCGTCTTGGAGCAACTCTTGCATAATAACAATCGCACGGTGAGTTTCCATGATCTGTTGCTTCACGTATGGAATACGGATGAGAGTGTGGGTGGGCGTGAAATGGTGCGGATTACGGTGCATCGGTTGCGTGCGCATTTGAAGGCTCTTGGGGTGCGGGAGAATCTGATTGAGACGGTGCGCGGAACGGGCTATCGGGTGCGTCAGCAGTCAACTACATGA
- a CDS encoding ABC transporter ATP-binding protein/permease, with protein MMVIRSAGLRVILLLPCIVIGLVVSCIYVITALVNARLFVELLGERDTTRIIWFVCIVSVLLLIRPLIDVVGQLAQNRAGLIVKRNLRQTLLNKVEQQGPMRIGLDRAGVVQSVITDGVEAVETYFIKYFTQLVVTVVTAIGLVFGLAMISPLISVVLLTCGIAVVAIPRLWDKALAERGQSHWAAYEELNADFIDAMFGMTTLKSFGAAGAYGERLERQSRDLLATTLGQLRLSLGETGLSTLMKGLGPAVALIIAFIQVRSGSLKIGDVFTVTLVSVEMFRPFNQLSASWHEAFFGISALPSMNSILSMSATENCKKEPETHKDVPLTITFQNVTYTYVGSDTPTLPCLNLTIAEKQTTALVGSSGSGKSTALGLLMGFDQPESGSVLVGENNPADIDISQLVTLVPQDPLIFPGTVREILHMAKPDANDDDMMSALRLAQADMLQMEMEDTCSHNHVLDLFINEHATNLSGGQKQRLAIARALIRNTDVLILDESTSALDTHTEELLLTGIRTARPDLTLILVTHRIDTAAKADHIIVMAHGELACSGNAHLLAQDPESAWSRLLEMQKGQ; from the coding sequence ATGATGGTTATTCGATCAGCAGGTTTACGTGTGATTCTCTTGCTCCCGTGTATCGTGATCGGCCTCGTCGTTTCCTGTATATACGTCATAACAGCGCTAGTTAATGCGCGCCTATTCGTAGAGTTACTAGGCGAAAGAGATACAACGCGAATCATCTGGTTCGTGTGTATCGTGTCAGTGTTACTTCTGATTCGCCCACTGATAGATGTTGTTGGGCAGCTTGCACAGAACCGTGCCGGGTTAATCGTGAAGCGCAATCTTCGTCAAACATTGTTGAATAAAGTTGAGCAACAAGGGCCGATGCGAATTGGGCTTGATAGGGCGGGCGTTGTTCAATCTGTGATAACAGATGGCGTTGAAGCGGTTGAAACCTACTTTATTAAGTATTTTACCCAGCTGGTTGTTACAGTAGTAACAGCAATAGGGCTCGTATTTGGGCTTGCGATGATATCGCCGTTAATTTCCGTTGTGTTATTGACGTGTGGGATTGCTGTGGTGGCTATTCCTCGACTATGGGACAAAGCTTTAGCGGAGCGAGGTCAATCTCACTGGGCAGCTTACGAAGAATTGAACGCAGATTTTATTGACGCGATGTTCGGTATGACTACCTTGAAATCTTTTGGCGCAGCGGGTGCGTACGGAGAACGACTTGAGCGTCAGTCACGTGATTTATTGGCGACGACGCTCGGGCAGTTACGTCTTTCTTTAGGGGAGACGGGGCTCAGTACGTTAATGAAAGGCCTAGGGCCTGCTGTAGCATTGATCATTGCTTTTATTCAGGTTCGGTCGGGGAGCCTTAAAATTGGCGACGTATTTACAGTGACCTTGGTATCGGTTGAGATGTTCCGGCCGTTCAACCAACTGTCAGCATCCTGGCATGAGGCATTCTTTGGCATTTCTGCATTGCCGTCGATGAACAGCATCTTATCTATGTCCGCCACAGAAAACTGTAAAAAAGAGCCAGAAACTCACAAGGACGTGCCTTTGACTATCACGTTTCAGAACGTAACTTACACGTATGTGGGGTCCGATACTCCAACGCTTCCTTGCCTCAACCTCACCATTGCAGAAAAGCAAACGACTGCCTTAGTAGGATCATCAGGTTCAGGAAAATCCACGGCACTCGGATTACTTATGGGGTTCGATCAGCCAGAATCAGGCTCTGTACTGGTGGGAGAGAACAACCCTGCAGATATTGATATATCTCAGTTAGTGACGTTAGTTCCTCAAGATCCACTTATTTTCCCAGGAACTGTGCGAGAAATTCTCCACATGGCTAAACCGGACGCGAACGACGACGACATGATGAGTGCGCTTCGGCTAGCCCAGGCAGATATGTTGCAGATGGAAATGGAGGACACCTGTTCGCACAATCATGTGTTGGATCTGTTTATAAACGAACATGCAACGAATCTATCAGGTGGACAAAAGCAACGTCTTGCGATTGCGCGAGCACTCATCCGGAACACTGACGTGTTGATCTTGGATGAATCCACATCTGCACTTGATACGCATACGGAAGAACTACTCCTTACCGGAATAAGAACGGCTCGTCCTGATCTGACCTTGATACTCGTAACGCACAGAATTGATACTGCCGCGAAAGCGGATCACATTATCGTGATGGCTCATGGAGAGCTGGCGTGTTCTGGTAATGCACATCTCTTAGCTCAAGATCCAGAATCAGCATGGTCGCGCCTCCTTGAAATGCAGAAAGGACAGTAG